A region from the Myxococcales bacterium genome encodes:
- the dctP gene encoding TRAP transporter substrate-binding protein DctP, with the protein MQTAWDAGTVGFAVFEKFARSISDLTGGKLEIDPQPNNAVTKTPEMFAAVKNGDLDAMNAFPIYWTKDQPVGAFLSSYPLGLDRPDQWETWYYELGGLDIARKAYESNNMYFVGPVQHDLNLIHSKVPIKSFEDFKKKKIRFPGGMIGDIFKAAGVEVQNFPGGKVLGALKEGQIEGADFTGPAVNFNLGFWEAAKYIIMGPTSTPCIHQPCDLMEITVNLKKWKELSPTLQQVFTAAVRKYSWDHYAYIQRENVKAWGKFREKGVEIIRLTEVDVSKFRKIAVPLWFEWAKKDPLATQAFKSQLEFMRSDNIAYVNDAMLVDAKGQKLSI; encoded by the coding sequence ATGCAGACGGCCTGGGACGCCGGCACCGTCGGCTTCGCCGTCTTCGAGAAGTTTGCTCGAAGCATCTCCGACCTCACCGGTGGCAAGCTCGAGATCGATCCGCAACCGAACAACGCGGTGACGAAGACGCCGGAGATGTTCGCGGCCGTTAAGAACGGCGACCTCGACGCGATGAACGCGTTCCCGATCTATTGGACCAAAGACCAGCCCGTGGGAGCGTTCCTCTCGAGCTATCCGCTCGGGCTAGACCGCCCCGACCAGTGGGAGACTTGGTACTACGAACTCGGCGGCCTCGACATCGCTCGCAAGGCGTACGAATCCAACAACATGTACTTCGTCGGACCGGTTCAGCACGACCTGAACCTGATCCACTCGAAGGTCCCCATCAAGTCCTTCGAGGACTTCAAGAAGAAGAAGATTCGCTTCCCCGGCGGCATGATCGGAGACATCTTCAAGGCCGCCGGCGTTGAAGTTCAGAACTTCCCTGGTGGCAAAGTGCTGGGCGCGCTGAAGGAAGGCCAGATCGAAGGCGCCGACTTCACCGGTCCGGCCGTCAACTTCAACCTCGGCTTCTGGGAAGCAGCCAAGTACATCATCATGGGGCCGACCTCGACCCCCTGCATCCATCAGCCCTGCGACTTGATGGAGATCACCGTCAACCTGAAGAAGTGGAAGGAGCTCTCGCCCACCCTTCAGCAGGTCTTCACGGCGGCGGTGCGCAAGTACTCGTGGGACCACTACGCGTACATCCAACGGGAGAACGTGAAGGCGTGGGGCAAGTTCCGCGAGAAGGGCGTCGAGATCATCCGTCTTACGGAGGTCGACGTAAGCAAGTTCCGCAAGATCGCCGTTCCCCTCTGGTTCGAGTGGGCCAAGAAGGATCCGCTCGCCACGCAGGCGTTCAAGTCGCAACTCGAGTTCATGCGCTCCGACAACATCGCGTACGTCAACGACGCGATGCTCGTCGACGCGAAGGGCCAGAAGCTCTCGATCTGA